CATAGCCTTTTATACTCGACTTTTCTTCTTGCGTTTCATGCAAGAACGAGTCCAAAAAATAATAGCAAATGCAGGGTTTTGCAGTAGGCGAAAGGCTGAGGAGCTCATAGAACAAGGCAAAGTCAAAGTTAATGGAAAAAAAATAACCCTGGGAGATAAAGCAGATGCCTTCAAAGATACCATCACCGTTGATGGAAAGCGCATAAAATCCGAGCGTCACGAATACTACCTCTTCCACAAACCGGTACGTTGCCTCACCACACTCAGCGATCCGTCAAAAAAGAAAACAATCAAAGAATACCTCAAAGGTCATAACAGACTCAAACCAGTTGGTAGACTTGACTACATGACCGAAGGCGCACTCATCCTCACCAGCGACGGAACATTTGCAAACAGAGTAGCTCACCCACGCTACGAAATAAAAAAAACATACCGCGTCTACACTGACAAACCCGTAACAGAAGGGCAGATTAAAAAACTCAACACAGGACTCATCGTAGAAGGAAGAAAAGTACAAGCACACGCAAAAGCCCTCACCGCTCACAACAACATTCTTGACATCACCATCCACGAAGGAAGAAATCGCATCATTCGAAAAATGATGGAAATTCTAGGCGTAGGAATAAAACAACTTGTCCGCATCCAAATAGGACCTATCAAACTTGCAAACCTTCCCCCAGGAAAAATGAGAAAACTCACCAAAGAAGAAATCCAATACTTTCAAAAATAATATTTGCAATCCCTCTTCTGCCACGTCTTAGCTTCTCAAACGCGCCAAATAATCTTACTGAGTAGTAGCAAGATTAAAATACCATCAATACACGAAATCTAACATGAGCGAAAGAGGTGCACTAGGAATTATAGCCTGTCTTGCAGGAGAACCTCTCGCGCAGAAAATAAACCAAACCCTTCTTGACAAACTAGGATGGGCAGTACAAGACACAACATTTCTGCGAACCATAAATGAAACACATTTTCCTAACACGGAAGTAAAAGTAGAAATACAAGAATCCATACGAGGACAAGACATCTACGTCATACAAGACTGCGAAAATTCTTGTTGCGGGTGGGAGATTAAACCGCCAAATGAAGATGAAAGAGCATACTCGCGAAAAAAAGTAATTACTGACGTAAGCAAACAGCCCGCAGACCACTTCATCAAATTCAGCGTTGATGAGAACCTGCGCGCACTCACCACTGCAATCGATGCAGCAAAAAGAGCAGATGCAAACTACGTCACTGCAGTTCTTCCCGCATTTCCTTACGCAAGACAAGATAAAGCAATATCCAGAGAAGGAATCACCGCAGAAAAAGTAGCAAAAGAAATCATGAACAGCGGAGCGGACCGCGTCATCACCCTTGACATACACAACAGAGCAATAGCAGGGTTCTTTGGAAGCATACCTGTAGAAAACCTGTATGCATCACGCACACTCATAGATCACATTCGCACACTATCTCTAGATAATCTCGTTGTAGTAGCGCCTGATGCAGGAGGCATGCCACGCGCACAACACTACGCCCAACGTCTAGAAGTACCTCTTGCAAACATTTACAAACAAAGAGACTACTCATCAGCA
The sequence above is a segment of the Candidatus Woesearchaeota archaeon genome. Coding sequences within it:
- a CDS encoding rRNA pseudouridine synthase, translating into IAFYTRLFFLRFMQERVQKIIANAGFCSRRKAEELIEQGKVKVNGKKITLGDKADAFKDTITVDGKRIKSERHEYYLFHKPVRCLTTLSDPSKKKTIKEYLKGHNRLKPVGRLDYMTEGALILTSDGTFANRVAHPRYEIKKTYRVYTDKPVTEGQIKKLNTGLIVEGRKVQAHAKALTAHNNILDITIHEGRNRIIRKMMEILGVGIKQLVRIQIGPIKLANLPPGKMRKLTKEEIQYFQK
- a CDS encoding ribose-phosphate pyrophosphokinase, with translation MSERGALGIIACLAGEPLAQKINQTLLDKLGWAVQDTTFLRTINETHFPNTEVKVEIQESIRGQDIYVIQDCENSCCGWEIKPPNEDERAYSRKKVITDVSKQPADHFIKFSVDENLRALTTAIDAAKRADANYVTAVLPAFPYARQDKAISREGITAEKVAKEIMNSGADRVITLDIHNRAIAGFFGSIPVENLYASRTLIDHIRTLSLDNLVVVAPDAGGMPRAQHYAQRLEVPLANIYKQRDYSSASVVEQMRLNGDVKDKNVLIIDDMIATGGTLIKALQTLKDNGAQDTYFASSLPLLTPPAIRRISEAYQQGLLKKVITTDAVYHADLAQRKEWLEEVSIAPYIAKVIYHINARRSISELLE